In Flavobacterium sp. WV_118_3, one DNA window encodes the following:
- a CDS encoding MFS transporter, translated as MLQKVFSNYINNFRGFSREIWILTLITFINRAGTMVLPFLSKYLKEDLHFDYHQVGWIMVSFGCGSMIGSWLGGKLSDKIGFYRIMVFSLFTSGILFISLQFVTSFTGLCLAMFSIMIIADMFRPAMFVSLNTYARPENRTRALTLVRLAVNLGFAAGPAMGGLIIMGMGYKGLFWVDGISCITAIVLFRLLVKEKKREKTTSHFNDTEPVKSVFSDKPFWLFLFISFATAMVFFQFFSTLPLYHNEQYGLTEFQTGLLMSINGFLIFLFEMPIVGYFERKKVAKIKLIFFGALFITFGFYALLLKGWVGILVINLVLITFGEMFAFPFSNSFAMSRAPKGHEGRYMALYTMSFSLAHVMSSKTGMEIISRYNYTVNWIFMGTFAATAAFATIWLLKIVKSEND; from the coding sequence ATGCTACAAAAAGTTTTCTCCAACTACATCAATAATTTCAGAGGATTTTCGCGTGAAATCTGGATCCTGACCCTGATTACCTTTATTAACAGGGCGGGAACAATGGTACTCCCCTTTTTATCGAAATACCTGAAAGAAGACCTTCACTTTGACTACCATCAGGTGGGCTGGATCATGGTGAGTTTTGGTTGCGGTTCGATGATCGGTTCCTGGCTGGGCGGAAAACTATCGGACAAAATAGGCTTTTACCGCATTATGGTTTTTAGCCTGTTCACCAGTGGCATCCTGTTTATCAGCCTCCAATTTGTAACCAGTTTTACCGGACTATGCCTCGCGATGTTTTCGATTATGATCATTGCAGATATGTTTCGACCGGCTATGTTTGTATCTTTAAATACCTATGCACGCCCGGAAAACCGAACCCGCGCGCTGACACTTGTCCGACTCGCTGTAAACCTCGGATTTGCTGCCGGACCAGCTATGGGTGGTTTGATCATTATGGGAATGGGCTATAAAGGACTTTTTTGGGTTGACGGTATTTCCTGTATTACTGCCATCGTTTTGTTCCGCTTGTTGGTAAAAGAGAAAAAAAGAGAAAAAACCACCAGTCATTTCAACGATACGGAACCGGTAAAATCCGTATTCAGCGACAAACCCTTTTGGTTGTTTCTGTTTATCAGTTTTGCTACCGCAATGGTATTCTTTCAATTTTTCAGTACGCTACCTTTATACCATAACGAGCAATACGGACTCACGGAATTCCAAACCGGTTTACTAATGTCGATAAACGGCTTTTTGATATTCCTTTTTGAAATGCCGATCGTAGGTTATTTCGAGCGTAAAAAAGTGGCTAAAATCAAGCTGATCTTTTTTGGAGCTTTATTTATCACCTTCGGCTTCTATGCCCTGTTATTAAAAGGATGGGTAGGTATACTGGTGATTAATCTGGTCTTGATCACTTTTGGCGAAATGTTTGCGTTCCCGTTTTCCAACTCCTTCGCGATGAGTCGCGCTCCAAAAGGACATGAAGGCCGTTATATGGCTTTATACACGATGAGTTTTAGTCTTGCGCATGTAATGAGTTCTAAAACCGGTATGGAAATTATTTCCCGTTACAACTATACCGTTAACTGGATTTTTATGGGAACTTTTGCCGCGACTGCTGCTTTTGCGACTATCTGGCTGTTAAAAATCGTAAAATCAGAAAACGACTAA
- a CDS encoding BlaI/MecI/CopY family transcriptional regulator, which translates to MQKLTNKEEEVMQILWTLEKAFVKEVLAEIKDDQPHYNTLSTIIRNLEEKGYVSHKAFGNTHQYFPIVKKEDYRKSFMNNAIENYFNNSYKSMVSFFAKEEKISADELREILDMIEKK; encoded by the coding sequence ATGCAGAAATTAACAAACAAAGAAGAAGAAGTAATGCAAATTTTATGGACGCTTGAAAAAGCATTTGTAAAAGAAGTGTTGGCCGAAATCAAAGACGATCAGCCGCATTACAACACCTTGTCGACCATTATCCGGAATCTGGAGGAAAAAGGCTACGTGTCTCATAAGGCATTTGGCAATACGCACCAGTATTTTCCGATCGTAAAAAAAGAGGATTACCGCAAGAGTTTTATGAACAATGCGATCGAAAACTACTTTAACAATTCGTATAAAAGTATGGTTTCCTTTTTTGCCAAAGAAGAAAAAATCAGCGCAGATGAACTTCGCGAAATATTAGACATGATCGAAAAAAAATAG